The Rhodocytophaga rosea genome has a segment encoding these proteins:
- a CDS encoding carboxypeptidase-like regulatory domain-containing protein produces the protein MKYIQIVLFLLISGFASAQGFTITGTIQLEKTPVEGATISLLPLDIKTASTSGGAFQFTKIQSGTYQLVVTYVGARQHTQEVIITSKDISLTINLLLDNTLLKEVVVKDASEQVSGNLRQIEGIAIYAGKKTEVINLVNINANLATNNARQVYSRIPGLNIWEYDGGGLQLGIGGRGLNPSRVSNFNTRQNGYDISADALGYPESYYTPPNEAVEKIEIIRGLLACSMAPSLADSLIFNSKKVRKTNPSRW, from the coding sequence ATGAAATACATACAGATCGTTCTTTTTTTACTTATCTCTGGTTTTGCCAGTGCACAAGGCTTTACCATAACTGGTACTATTCAACTAGAGAAAACTCCTGTTGAAGGGGCTACTATTAGTTTACTGCCTTTAGATATAAAAACAGCAAGTACTTCTGGAGGCGCATTTCAATTCACAAAGATTCAATCCGGCACTTATCAATTAGTTGTAACGTATGTGGGTGCCAGGCAGCATACCCAGGAAGTGATTATCACCAGTAAAGATATTTCTCTTACCATCAATCTGTTGCTGGATAATACTTTGTTAAAAGAAGTAGTGGTAAAAGATGCCAGTGAGCAGGTATCCGGCAATTTGCGCCAGATAGAAGGAATTGCCATTTATGCCGGCAAAAAAACGGAAGTAATTAACCTGGTTAATATCAACGCCAATCTGGCTACCAATAATGCCAGGCAGGTTTACAGCCGTATTCCCGGCTTAAACATCTGGGAATATGATGGTGGTGGTTTGCAGTTAGGCATTGGCGGACGGGGGCTTAATCCCAGCCGGGTTTCTAATTTTAATACCCGCCAGAATGGCTACGATATCAGTGCTGATGCCCTGGGGTATCCGGAAAGTTATTATACACCACCCAATGAAGCGGTTGAAAAGATTGAGATCATCCGGGGGCTGCTAGCTTGCAGTATGGCACCCAGTTTGGCGGACTCATTAATTTTCAACTCAAAAAAGGTCCGGAAGACAAACCCATCCAGGTGGTAA
- a CDS encoding acyltransferase family protein: MQVLTKEPTLTATVTSVRRLESMDAYRGFVMLLMMAEVLSFSRVSEALPDSGFWRFLSFHQSHVEWVGCSLHDLIQPSFSFLVGVALPFSIASRVSKGASFSSLLLHTIKRSLILIFLGIFLRSMHAEQTYFTFEDTLTQIGLGYTFLFLLGFASKRMQLFSLIGILFFYWLAFALYPLPGAGFDYTLAGVTQDWEHNLSGFAAHWNKNTNLAWAFDRWFLNLFPRESVFANNGGGYSTLSFIPTLGTMILGLIAGNIIRSGIPPKRIIIQYFTIGVALLILGVLLHISGICPIVKRIWTPAWTIFSGGWCFILLAGFYGIIDILGYKKWAFFLVVIGMNSIAAYIIAETIPSFIDSSFKIHVGQEYNQVFGLAYASLIRGAAILVMEWLILYWLFKNKVFIKI; this comes from the coding sequence ATGCAAGTACTCACCAAAGAACCAACATTGACCGCAACTGTAACGTCAGTCAGAAGGCTGGAATCCATGGATGCCTACCGTGGTTTTGTGATGCTGCTGATGATGGCAGAAGTACTATCCTTTTCAAGAGTGTCTGAGGCATTGCCAGACAGCGGTTTCTGGCGTTTTTTATCCTTTCACCAAAGCCATGTAGAATGGGTGGGTTGCTCGCTTCATGATCTGATTCAGCCCTCTTTCTCCTTTCTGGTCGGAGTAGCCTTGCCTTTTTCTATTGCCAGCCGGGTTTCAAAAGGAGCATCCTTTTCCAGTCTGCTGCTTCATACCATCAAACGCTCATTGATACTCATTTTTCTGGGCATCTTCCTGCGTTCTATGCATGCGGAGCAGACCTATTTTACCTTTGAAGATACCCTGACGCAGATTGGTCTGGGGTATACTTTTCTTTTCCTGCTGGGCTTTGCTTCAAAACGGATGCAACTGTTTTCTCTCATCGGGATTTTGTTTTTCTACTGGCTGGCCTTTGCCTTATATCCATTGCCGGGAGCCGGTTTCGATTATACACTCGCCGGCGTTACCCAGGATTGGGAGCATAATTTGTCAGGCTTTGCTGCACACTGGAATAAAAACACCAATCTTGCCTGGGCTTTTGACCGCTGGTTTCTGAATCTGTTTCCCAGAGAGTCGGTATTTGCAAATAATGGAGGCGGATATTCCACCCTGAGTTTTATCCCTACCCTGGGCACCATGATTCTGGGACTAATCGCCGGCAATATCATCCGTTCCGGGATTCCCCCAAAAAGAATTATCATTCAATATTTCACCATAGGGGTAGCACTACTGATTCTGGGAGTATTGCTGCACATAAGCGGCATCTGCCCGATTGTAAAACGCATATGGACGCCAGCCTGGACTATTTTCAGCGGAGGCTGGTGCTTTATACTGCTGGCAGGTTTTTATGGGATAATCGACATACTGGGATATAAAAAATGGGCCTTTTTTCTGGTGGTGATCGGCATGAATTCTATTGCTGCCTATATTATTGCCGAAACCATACCTTCTTTTATTGACAGCTCATTTAAAATACATGTAGGACAGGAATATAACCAGGTATTTGGCCTTGCGTATGCCTCTTTGATCAGGGGTGCTGCTATTCTGGTAATGGAATGGTTAATTTTATACTGGCTCTTTAAGAATAAAGTATTTATTAAAATTTGA
- a CDS encoding DUF4856 domain-containing protein, with product MLKPILSRTAIALFVGLVSFTACDKDDSEPIQPYDVPATYDFEGADYSSSTHRINMAVELNSYLGSGTSTILSQATANNLFNNTNTPFANAALNTAGVNLADKTADVNVFKGFIEQRVTHSNTNNTPATDGTAGYIPRGSGKILVGPQGLENNQAVAKGMMGSLFFKEAMAILAGIPNEDNATKTEGATAMESRWDEAFGYLGIPEDYDTTKTYANTDPNRPLLWGGYLTERGKPIQAGGILFEAFRKGRAAIGAKDYAVRDQQVKLIQETWEKLAAISALAYVTIPQASTSVGNLGTQFHALSEGYGFVLALKYRPAGSKLSEADYQKLVSILTTNFYTLVNEPGFTKLKEAENILKTTYSL from the coding sequence ATGCTAAAACCTATTCTTTCCCGTACAGCTATCGCCTTATTTGTAGGACTTGTATCTTTCACTGCGTGTGATAAAGATGACTCTGAGCCAATCCAGCCATATGATGTACCAGCCACCTATGATTTTGAAGGGGCAGATTATAGTTCTTCTACCCACCGGATTAATATGGCAGTAGAATTAAATTCGTATCTGGGCTCCGGAACTTCTACTATCCTGTCACAGGCTACCGCTAATAACCTGTTTAATAATACCAATACCCCGTTTGCAAATGCTGCCTTAAATACCGCTGGTGTAAACCTAGCTGATAAAACAGCTGATGTGAACGTATTTAAAGGTTTTATAGAACAGCGTGTGACACACAGCAACACTAATAACACGCCTGCTACAGATGGAACAGCCGGATACATTCCCAGAGGAAGTGGTAAGATTTTAGTAGGTCCGCAAGGGCTGGAAAATAACCAGGCCGTAGCAAAAGGAATGATGGGGAGTCTTTTCTTCAAAGAAGCAATGGCCATTCTTGCTGGCATTCCGAATGAGGATAATGCTACTAAAACCGAAGGAGCAACTGCTATGGAGAGCCGCTGGGATGAGGCATTTGGTTACCTGGGCATTCCGGAAGATTATGATACGACCAAAACGTATGCAAATACCGATCCGAACAGGCCACTTTTATGGGGAGGATACTTAACAGAAAGAGGCAAACCAATTCAGGCTGGCGGTATACTTTTCGAAGCTTTCCGGAAGGGACGTGCAGCCATTGGAGCAAAAGATTATGCCGTTCGTGACCAGCAGGTTAAACTTATACAGGAAACCTGGGAAAAACTCGCGGCTATCTCTGCACTGGCCTATGTAACCATTCCGCAGGCTTCTACCAGTGTAGGCAATTTGGGTACTCAGTTTCATGCGCTATCTGAAGGATATGGTTTTGTTCTTGCCCTGAAATACCGCCCGGCAGGCAGCAAGCTTTCAGAAGCCGACTACCAGAAATTAGTAAGTATTCTGACTACTAATTTTTATACACTTGTAAATGAACCTGGCTTTACCAAGCTAAAGGAGGCAGAAAATATATTAAAAACCACTTATAGTCTGTAA
- a CDS encoding imelysin family protein: protein MKYYCKQRLLIIIVALISISGCIKDEGPDTGPDTTFDKTAMLTTYADALIIPAYVGMQQKLQALETPLTTFLTDPSPANQQALKPAFKEAYLQFQRISVYQLGPAEEALLSNFLNMFPADISVIENNSSTGNYNLLVNSSVDEQGFPALDYLLFAEDALQKFNGSTATTRKKYVQDIFSRMKTLVNTVHADWQSNYRSEFIDNTRTDVGSPIGYLVNQFAYEMDQLKGPRIGWPFGKQSGGVVFADKSEGYYSGLSLALAIENLSSLKNAFTAGSSGSGISAYLVALNKQELNTEVLSQFDVAINKLKAIPDPLSIAFTQHKDQVDTAYKEIQTLLTLIKTDVASATGVRITYQDSDGD, encoded by the coding sequence ATGAAATATTATTGCAAACAAAGGCTGTTGATAATAATTGTAGCCCTTATCTCAATCAGCGGATGTATCAAAGACGAGGGTCCAGATACTGGTCCCGACACTACTTTTGATAAAACCGCCATGCTGACTACCTATGCCGATGCGCTGATTATTCCGGCATATGTAGGCATGCAGCAAAAACTCCAGGCGCTGGAAACACCTTTAACCACGTTTTTAACAGATCCTTCACCAGCCAATCAACAAGCACTAAAACCAGCCTTTAAAGAAGCTTACCTGCAATTTCAACGAATTTCTGTATACCAGCTAGGTCCGGCAGAAGAGGCTTTATTGAGCAATTTTCTGAATATGTTTCCGGCAGATATTAGTGTCATTGAGAACAACAGCAGCACAGGTAATTATAATCTCCTGGTAAACTCTTCTGTAGATGAGCAGGGTTTTCCGGCCTTAGATTATTTATTGTTTGCTGAAGATGCACTCCAGAAGTTTAATGGGTCTACGGCAACTACCCGCAAAAAGTATGTTCAGGATATTTTTTCCAGAATGAAAACACTGGTAAATACTGTACATGCCGATTGGCAAAGCAACTACCGCAGCGAGTTTATTGATAATACCCGAACGGATGTGGGAAGCCCGATCGGCTATCTGGTCAACCAGTTTGCCTATGAAATGGACCAGCTGAAAGGTCCACGGATCGGATGGCCATTTGGTAAACAATCGGGGGGAGTAGTTTTTGCAGATAAAAGCGAAGGTTACTATTCCGGACTCTCTCTTGCTCTGGCAATTGAAAACCTAAGCAGCCTTAAAAATGCCTTTACAGCCGGAAGCAGCGGAAGTGGTATTTCTGCTTACCTGGTTGCTTTAAATAAACAAGAATTAAATACAGAGGTGTTAAGCCAGTTTGATGTGGCTATCAACAAACTCAAAGCCATTCCTGATCCCCTGTCTATTGCCTTTACCCAGCACAAAGATCAGGTGGATACTGCATACAAGGAGATACAAACCCTGCTCACCTTGATAAAAACAGATGTGGCTTCGGCTACCGGGGTGCGCATAACTTACCAGGATAGTGACGGTGACTAA
- a CDS encoding SET domain-containing protein — MLIVKTRLGLSKISGIGLYADSFIPKGTVIWRFIPKLDLKFNEKEYQAFKLKHDCERIDNYIYKSRISGCYILCSDDARFINHSYEPNTIDTMDDIEGLTIASKDIYPGEEITSDYQLFDAEFNSYKHLLMSEEEEKLTSR; from the coding sequence ATGTTAATAGTAAAAACCAGACTTGGTTTAAGTAAAATCAGCGGCATCGGTTTGTATGCTGATTCTTTCATTCCGAAAGGCACCGTAATATGGAGGTTTATACCTAAGTTAGATTTGAAATTCAACGAAAAAGAATATCAGGCCTTTAAGTTGAAACATGACTGTGAGCGGATAGACAACTACATTTATAAAAGCAGAATTAGTGGTTGTTATATCTTATGTTCGGATGATGCAAGGTTCATTAATCATTCCTATGAACCAAATACTATTGATACGATGGATGATATTGAGGGCTTAACTATTGCTTCCAAAGATATCTACCCAGGTGAGGAGATTACTTCAGATTATCAATTATTCGATGCTGAGTTTAATTCTTACAAACACCTGTTGATGAGTGAAGAAGAAGAAAAACTAACTTCCCGATAA
- a CDS encoding phosphonatase-like hydrolase → MAIKLVVFDMAGTTIQDKDNVHTALQKAFEIEGIRVSRDDANQVMGYPKPVAIRELLRQKLTDETYKDESYITHIHSNFLKEMISFYETSPDVQEKEGVQETFETLRKNHVKIAIDTGFDRSIANAVLNRVGWQEKGLIDASITSDEVEKGRPYPDMIFRAMKLTGVENVAEVAKVGDTASDLQEGNAAGCTYVIGVTTGAFTREALQSEPHTHLIEKLPELLAILELDKTPAGKRL, encoded by the coding sequence ATGGCTATTAAATTAGTTGTTTTCGATATGGCAGGCACTACCATCCAGGACAAGGATAATGTGCATACTGCTCTGCAAAAAGCTTTCGAAATTGAAGGAATCCGGGTTAGCAGAGATGATGCTAACCAGGTAATGGGGTATCCAAAGCCAGTAGCCATCCGGGAATTATTGCGGCAAAAACTAACCGATGAAACCTACAAAGACGAATCCTATATCACACACATTCATAGCAACTTTTTAAAAGAGATGATTTCCTTCTATGAAACAAGTCCGGATGTGCAGGAGAAAGAAGGTGTACAGGAAACATTTGAGACGTTGCGGAAAAATCATGTTAAAATTGCCATTGATACCGGCTTCGACAGAAGCATTGCCAACGCTGTACTCAACCGGGTAGGCTGGCAGGAAAAGGGATTGATAGATGCCAGCATTACCAGTGATGAAGTGGAAAAGGGCCGTCCGTATCCGGATATGATTTTTCGGGCCATGAAATTAACCGGCGTAGAAAATGTAGCCGAAGTCGCCAAAGTAGGTGATACGGCTTCTGACTTACAGGAAGGGAATGCCGCCGGATGTACATATGTAATTGGCGTAACCACAGGTGCCTTTACCAGAGAAGCGCTCCAAAGTGAACCTCACACCCATTTAATAGAAAAACTTCCCGAGTTGCTCGCTATTCTTGAGTTGGATAAAACACCTGCAGGTAAGCGGCTTTAA
- a CDS encoding T4 RnlA family RNA ligase: MPINLPELQSMIDQKYISVQKHPQAELYIYNYAPKTQYERLWTELTLLCRGLILDATSKIIARPFPKFFNLEEHQPEEIPNESFEVYEKLDGSLGILYWHNDEPFIATRGSFDSDQARKATQFLYSTYAHSIPFLQKDQTYLFEIIYPENRIVVDYGQKNELILLAILDNKTGQDLPLEDIGFPLVKKYDGLHDIRQLRKLAADNREGFVVRFKNGFRVKVKFEEYVRLHRILTGVSNQMIWEMLREDKPLDEMLDHVPDEFYQWVKHTREKLLAEFANIETQCKQDFRMLEDRKTTALYFLTCRYPGILFAMLDNRDYKPAIWKMIKPKHEKPFKTEV; this comes from the coding sequence ATGCCTATCAACTTACCAGAACTCCAGTCGATGATCGACCAAAAATATATTTCCGTCCAGAAACATCCCCAGGCAGAACTATATATCTACAACTATGCCCCAAAAACCCAGTACGAACGGCTCTGGACTGAGCTTACTTTACTGTGCCGGGGATTAATTCTGGATGCTACAAGTAAAATCATTGCCCGTCCGTTTCCTAAATTCTTTAACCTGGAAGAACACCAGCCGGAAGAAATTCCTAATGAGTCATTTGAGGTATATGAAAAGCTGGATGGCTCCCTGGGAATTCTGTACTGGCACAATGATGAGCCGTTTATTGCCACCAGAGGTTCATTTGATAGCGATCAAGCCCGTAAAGCCACTCAGTTTTTGTATTCGACCTATGCCCATAGTATTCCTTTTCTGCAAAAAGACCAGACGTATTTGTTTGAAATTATTTACCCGGAAAACCGGATTGTTGTAGATTACGGGCAAAAGAATGAACTCATCTTACTGGCTATACTCGATAACAAAACCGGACAAGATCTGCCTTTGGAAGACATTGGATTTCCGTTGGTAAAAAAATATGATGGTTTGCATGATATTCGCCAGTTGCGTAAACTAGCCGCTGATAACCGGGAAGGATTTGTCGTACGGTTTAAAAACGGATTCCGGGTAAAAGTAAAATTCGAGGAATATGTTCGCCTGCACCGCATCCTTACAGGTGTTTCTAACCAGATGATCTGGGAAATGCTCAGGGAAGATAAACCGCTGGACGAAATGCTGGACCATGTGCCAGATGAATTTTATCAGTGGGTAAAACATACCAGAGAAAAACTATTAGCGGAATTTGCAAACATCGAAACCCAGTGTAAACAGGATTTTCGGATGCTGGAAGATAGAAAAACTACGGCACTTTACTTTCTGACTTGCCGCTATCCAGGTATTCTGTTTGCCATGCTCGACAACCGTGACTATAAGCCAGCTATCTGGAAAATGATAAAACCCAAACACGAAAAACCTTTTAAGACCGAAGTATGA
- a CDS encoding phosphatase domain-containing protein: MITVTILKGIPASGKSTWARQMLDQHPGMYKRINKDDLRAMLDNAYWSKGNEAFVLKVRDYLITEALKEGKHVIVDDTNLDPKHEARIRELVSEYARENDRQIKVQVKEFNVTLEESIERDAKRPVPVGEKAIRGIHNRYVAPVGRIPFYCQQDTSLPKAIICDIDGTLALINDRNPFDASRCEQDLVNEPVLNIVNQYAKAGFVILLLSGRSSEHRIQTTNWLSAKGVSYDALFMRKQGDMRKDSIVKKELYESHIQGIYYIEFVLDDRNQVVDMWRKEIGLLCLQVYYGDF, from the coding sequence ATGATCACCGTTACGATACTCAAAGGAATTCCAGCCAGTGGAAAATCAACCTGGGCCAGGCAAATGCTGGACCAACATCCTGGTATGTATAAACGCATCAATAAGGATGACCTGAGAGCGATGCTGGATAACGCTTACTGGAGCAAAGGCAACGAAGCCTTTGTGTTAAAAGTACGTGATTATCTGATTACAGAAGCATTGAAAGAGGGCAAACATGTGATTGTGGATGATACCAACCTAGACCCCAAACATGAAGCCCGCATACGCGAGCTTGTCAGTGAATATGCCAGGGAAAATGACCGGCAAATAAAGGTCCAGGTAAAAGAATTCAACGTAACGCTGGAAGAATCTATTGAACGGGATGCCAAACGGCCGGTTCCGGTAGGAGAGAAGGCCATCCGGGGAATACATAACCGCTATGTGGCACCGGTGGGCAGAATTCCTTTTTACTGCCAGCAAGATACTTCTCTCCCTAAAGCCATTATTTGTGACATAGACGGCACTCTGGCTTTAATTAATGACCGCAACCCATTTGATGCTTCCAGGTGTGAGCAGGATCTGGTAAATGAACCAGTGCTAAATATTGTCAATCAATATGCGAAAGCAGGATTTGTAATTTTACTACTATCCGGAAGATCTTCGGAACACCGGATACAAACTACCAACTGGCTTTCAGCAAAGGGAGTAAGTTATGATGCCCTGTTCATGCGAAAGCAGGGAGATATGCGAAAAGATTCTATCGTTAAAAAAGAGCTGTATGAAAGCCACATTCAGGGCATATATTATATAGAGTTTGTACTCGACGACCGGAATCAGGTAGTAGATATGTGGCGTAAAGAAATTGGCTTGCTTTGCCTGCAGGTATATTATGGTGATTTTTAG
- a CDS encoding HTTM domain-containing protein — MTKTNTGWFGKQVLKSLQQPVHISPLITFRILFGLMMCVGIIRFWLNDWITELYVKPAFYFSYPGFQWVHPLGNSGMHIIFAGMAICTLLISIGLWYRVASILFFLSFTYVELIDSTNYLNHYYFISLISFLLIFLPANRYFSLDIVINPARKLTVIPLWMVGIIRLQVGLIYFFAGIAKLNPDWLLEALPMKIWLPAKSHIPLIGSLLYKTWVAYLFSWFGAVYDLFIAFFLLHRKTRPVAYFFVLAFHLATALFFPGIGLFPYVMMICSLVFFSSAFHQKLLQFFSFSRKTQEQAPSSSTYLNNIRRNQVLLTGIGVYFLFQILIPFRHVLYPGHLFWHEEGFRFSWRVMLMEKSGNAFFYIKEPSTGRTYEVNNAEFLTPLQEKMMSTQPDMILRYAHHLAEVYTGKGIRQPQVYTECYVALNGKRSRLFIDTTVNLAKQPLSLKHYTWVLPYSLKAK; from the coding sequence GTGACTAAAACCAATACAGGCTGGTTTGGGAAGCAGGTTTTAAAAAGTCTGCAACAGCCTGTTCATATTTCTCCGCTTATTACCTTCCGGATACTTTTCGGCCTGATGATGTGTGTGGGCATTATCCGTTTCTGGCTCAATGACTGGATCACAGAATTATATGTAAAACCTGCTTTCTACTTTTCCTATCCTGGTTTTCAATGGGTGCATCCTTTAGGAAATTCGGGTATGCATATCATATTTGCCGGAATGGCTATATGCACCCTTTTGATCAGTATTGGATTATGGTACAGAGTGGCGAGTATCCTGTTTTTTCTGTCTTTTACGTATGTAGAACTGATCGACAGCACCAACTACCTGAATCATTACTATTTTATCAGCCTGATCAGTTTTCTGCTGATATTTTTACCGGCTAACCGCTATTTCTCCCTGGATATAGTCATAAACCCGGCTCGTAAACTGACTGTGATCCCCCTCTGGATGGTAGGTATAATCCGCTTGCAGGTAGGTCTGATCTATTTTTTTGCCGGGATAGCTAAACTTAATCCAGACTGGCTGCTGGAAGCGTTGCCTATGAAAATCTGGCTCCCGGCTAAAAGTCACATTCCACTGATTGGCTCACTGCTATATAAAACCTGGGTCGCATACTTGTTCAGCTGGTTTGGGGCAGTATATGATCTGTTCATCGCCTTTTTTTTGCTTCACCGTAAAACCAGGCCGGTGGCGTATTTTTTTGTACTCGCCTTTCACCTGGCTACTGCCCTGTTTTTTCCAGGCATTGGATTATTTCCCTATGTAATGATGATTTGCAGCCTGGTATTTTTCAGTTCAGCCTTTCATCAAAAGTTATTACAGTTTTTTTCCTTTTCCCGGAAAACACAAGAACAAGCTCCCTCTTCCAGTACTTATCTTAATAATATCAGGAGAAATCAAGTTTTACTAACAGGTATAGGTGTTTATTTTCTATTTCAGATACTCATTCCTTTCCGGCATGTACTCTATCCCGGACATTTATTCTGGCATGAAGAGGGTTTCCGTTTCTCCTGGCGGGTGATGCTGATGGAAAAATCGGGAAATGCATTTTTTTACATAAAAGAACCCTCTACTGGCCGGACATATGAAGTAAATAATGCCGAATTTTTAACACCTTTGCAGGAAAAAATGATGAGCACCCAGCCAGACATGATCCTGCGCTATGCACACCATCTGGCAGAAGTATATACAGGCAAAGGTATCCGGCAGCCGCAGGTATATACGGAATGTTATGTGGCCCTGAATGGAAAGCGGTCCAGATTGTTTATTGATACAACAGTGAATCTGGCTAAGCAGCCTTTGAGTCTGAAGCATTATACCTGGGTACTGCCTTATTCCCTGAAAGCTAAGTAG
- a CDS encoding histidinol-phosphatase — MSWTNYHSHCHYCDGKYAPEEYVKSSLEKGLVAYGFSSHAPVPFDCVWTMKPESAHAYVAEIRELQQAYQRDIELYCGLEVDYIPGVTGPKSLPVLDLGLDYTIGSVHFVDAFPDGKRWEIDGSHQVFLDGLQQIFRGDIRQAVSRYFELTRQMIEQECPDVIGHIDKIKIQDEEGALFSQQAGWYRQELEQTLRLIADVGAIIEVNTRGIYKKKTSQTYPGKWALEKMKALGIPITINSDAHHPEEIILQFEDTAVLLASVGYKQVSVLLNGKWQQVNFDQTGLLHTVTS; from the coding sequence ATGTCCTGGACCAATTACCACAGCCATTGCCATTATTGTGATGGAAAATATGCACCGGAAGAATACGTAAAAAGCTCTTTAGAAAAAGGGTTGGTGGCCTACGGATTTTCTTCTCATGCGCCTGTGCCTTTCGATTGTGTCTGGACAATGAAACCGGAATCTGCCCATGCCTATGTAGCCGAGATCCGGGAATTGCAGCAAGCTTATCAGCGGGATATAGAATTATATTGTGGGCTGGAAGTAGATTATATTCCTGGCGTTACCGGACCTAAAAGTTTGCCAGTTTTAGACCTTGGCCTGGATTATACCATTGGCTCCGTGCATTTTGTGGATGCATTTCCGGATGGAAAGCGATGGGAAATAGACGGTTCTCACCAGGTGTTTCTGGATGGCTTGCAACAAATATTCAGAGGAGATATCCGGCAGGCCGTAAGCCGCTACTTTGAACTTACCAGGCAAATGATTGAGCAGGAATGCCCGGATGTGATCGGGCATATAGATAAAATCAAAATTCAGGATGAAGAAGGGGCTTTATTCTCCCAGCAAGCCGGCTGGTATCGGCAGGAACTGGAGCAAACCCTACGATTGATTGCTGATGTAGGTGCTATTATAGAAGTGAATACCAGAGGCATTTACAAGAAAAAAACCAGCCAGACCTATCCTGGAAAATGGGCACTGGAAAAAATGAAAGCATTAGGTATTCCCATAACTATCAATTCCGATGCTCATCATCCGGAAGAAATCATTTTACAGTTTGAAGATACGGCGGTACTCCTGGCATCTGTTGGTTATAAACAGGTAAGTGTACTTCTGAATGGCAAATGGCAGCAGGTGAATTTTGATCAGACCGGACTGTTACACACAGTCACCTCCTGA